From the Lathyrus oleraceus cultivar Zhongwan6 chromosome 4, CAAS_Psat_ZW6_1.0, whole genome shotgun sequence genome, one window contains:
- the LOC127075005 gene encoding ubiquitin carboxyl-terminal hydrolase 21 isoform X1, whose translation MCILPSNQAPSQEPPSPSLPERTNTEPQPEPINSEPQPPPEPASESRKRAMPEPCTSEPNSKPHHEPKRQGVSSGSTPPPSPPPSLITVEFTDAFVEDLFKYLPMPLDELNRKSPSSRSILPPPPPPTSFGEDLFKFLPSTLFDEPQPLNTVFPSSEENEPILLSPDKDWSPPVSSNIDERISALADPIDHEDVFDAPYLNCWDKKVNLRRRKLSAVISPSVSYVSVDHYGNTDVPIATPLSRSVGAGIENLRNTCFMAAILQCLTHTGQMFLGIRYCFHETPCSRGGFCVICAFRDHNDRALDPSRNTIHPALFVRNVNQFSDNFVAHSQEDAHEFMICALNKLKSAFPEGHNNLIEQIFGGKTVSQLRCRSCGFSSDTIEPIFDLGLAVDNVSTVERALDSYIMVENMDGMFKCSGCHQEVYMEKQLLIYKAPEIAVLHLKRFKKDGSTYGKIQNHVYFTPKLDLKPYTSAKGREDPILMYHLYAVVVHSGSRANSGHYFSYVRSDEDTWHLMDDSKVLSVSEEHVLAQPAYMLFYAKQGTAWFSSILKTEERSVLKSKSIDNTQDFGSGEKIFFDLTEATDDDSMRGNDSDSTYGIDSGSTYGIDTDSLNGKEKTASDMEEEEECDSAGANDKDSKDADDNDSKVTNEKSGSGMDGEECDLVDDDKDSKDADDNDSKVTIEKSVTGMDGEECDLVDANDDKDSKDADDDDSKVINEKSASRMDVEECDLADANDDKDSKDADDDDSKDTNEKSVSGMDVEECDLSGANDNDSKDASVKSVSGMDVVECDLSDANDENDSKDADDKDSKDANEKSVSGMDGADGNDSKDANDNDSNVTNEKSVNGMDVEECDLADAIDKDSKDANDDNDSKVANERLGSDMDEDEMQV comes from the exons ATGTGTATTCTTCCTAGCAATCAAGCTCCATCGCAAGAACCACCTTCTCCTTCTTTACCTGAACGAACTAACACCGAACCCCAACCTGAACCTATCAACTCCGAACCTCAACCCCCACCCGAACCTGCTTCCGAGTCTCGCAAAAGAGCAATGCCAGAACCCTGCACTTCCGAACCAAATTCCAAACCTCACCACGAACCGAAACGTCAAGGTGTTTCTTCTGGTTCTACTCCACCACCATCTCCGCCGCCGTCGCTGATCACCGTCGAATTCACAGATGCTTTCGTGGAGGATTTGTTCAAGTATCTTCCGATGCCGTTAGATGAACTCAACCGTAAAAGTCCTTCTTCTAGGTCTATTcttccaccaccaccaccgccAACCTCTTTCGGCGAGGATTTATTCAAGTTTCTTCCGTCGACTTTGTTTGATGAACCGCAACCGCTGAACACGGTCTTTCCTTCTTCTGAAGAAAATGAACCGATTCTTCTATCTCCTGACAAAGATTGGAGTCCTCCAGTTTCGAGCAATATTGATGAAAGAATCTCCGCTCTTGCCGACCCTATCGATCACGAGGATGTTTTCGATGCACCGTACCTTAATTGCTGGGATAAAAAAGTGAATCTTCGTCGCCGTAAACTTTCTGCCGTCATCTCCCCTTCCGTCAGTTACGTTTCCGTTGATCATTACGGTAATACTGACGTACCAATTGCGACACCTTTATCAAGATCGGTG GGAGCTGGAATTGAGAACCTGAGAAATACTTGTTTTATGGCTGCGATTCTTCAGTGCTTAACACATACTGGACAAATGTTTCTTGGTATTCGTTATTGCTTTCATGAGACTCCAT GTAGTAGGGGTGGTTTCTGCGTTATTTGTGCTTTCCGTGACCACAATGACCGAGCTTTAGATCCTTCTCGAAACACAATTCATCCAGCACTGTTTGTTCGTAATGTGAACC AATTTTCAGATAATTTTGTAGCGCATAGCCAGGAGGATGCTCATGAGTTTATGATATGTGCCTTGAATAAACTAAAAAGTGCCTTTCCAGAAGGTCACAATAATCTAATTGAACAAATATTTGGAGGCAAAACTGTTAGCCAA CTTCGATGTCGCAGCTGTGGTTTCTCTTCTGATACCATTGAGCCAATATTTGACTTGGGTTTAGCGGTAGATAACGTGAGTACCGTTGAAAGGGCTCTGGACTCTTATATCATGGTAGAAAATATGGATGGGATGTTTAAATGTAGTGGCTGTCACCAAGAAGTATACATGGAGAAACAGCTTTTGATTTATAAGGCACCAGAAATTGCAGTACTACATTTGAAAAGGTTTAAAAAAGACGGAAGCACTTATGGAAAGATTCAAAATCATGTTTATTTCACTCCGAAGTTGGATTTGAAGCCTTATACCTCTGCTAAAGGCAGGGAAGAT CCAATTTTGATGTATCATCTATACGCGGTTGTTGTGCATAGCGGATCCAGAGCTAATTCAGGGCATTACTTTAGCTATGTGCGTTCTGATGAAGACACATGGCATTTGATGGATGACTCTAAG GTTTTAAGCGTTTCTGAAGAACATGTCCTGGCTCAACCAGCATACATGCTGTTTTATGCAAAACAAGGTACAGCCTGGTTCTCTAGTATTTTGAAAACTGAAGAGAGATCAGTTTTGAAATCAAAATCCATAGACAACACACAGGATTTTGGTAGTGGAGAAAAGATTTTTTTTGATCTTACGGAAGCAACTGATGATGATTCGATGCGGGGAAATGATAGCGATTCGACGTATGGAATTGATAGTGGTTCGACGTATGGAATTGATACTGATTCGCTCAATGGGAAAGAGAAGACTGCGAGTGAcatggaagaagaagaagaatgtgATTCGGCGGGTGCAAATGATAAGGATTCCAAGGATGCAGATGATAATGATTCCAAGGTTACAAATGAGAAGTCTGGGAGTGGCATGGATGGAGAAGAATGTGATTTGGTAGATGATGATAAGGATTCCAAGGATGCAGATGATAATGATTCCAAGGTTACAATTGAGAAGTCTGTAACTGGCATGGATGGAGAAGAATGTGATTTGGTAGATGCAAATGATGATAAGGATTCCAAGGATGCAGATGATGATGATTCCAAGGTTATAAATGAGAAGTCTGCGAGTCGCATGGATGTAGAAGAATGTGATTTGGCGGATGCAAATGATGATAAGGATTCCAAGGATGCAGATGATGATGATTCCAAGGATACAAATGAGAAGTCTGTGAGTGGCATGGATGTAGAAGAATGTGATTTGTCGGGTGCAAATGATAATGATTCGAAGGATGCAAGTGTGAAATCTGTGAGTGGCATGGATGTAGTAGAATGTGATTTGTCGGATGCAAATGATGAAAATGATTCCAAGGATGCAGATGATAAAGATTCCAAGGATGCAAATGAGAAGTCTGTGAGTGGCATGGATGGAGCTGATGGTAATGATTCTAAGGATGCAAATGATAATGATTCCAATGTTACAAATGAGAAGTCTGTGAATGGCATGGATGTAGAAGAATGTGATTTGGCGGATGCAATTGATAAGGACTCCAAGGATGCAAATGATGATAATGATTCCAAGGTTGCAAATGAAAGGCTTGGGAGTGACATGGATGAAGACGAAATGCAGGTGTGA
- the LOC127075005 gene encoding ubiquitin carboxyl-terminal hydrolase 21 isoform X2: protein MCILPSNQAPSQEPPSPSLPERTNTEPQPEPINSEPQPPPEPASESRKRAMPEPCTSEPNSKPHHEPKRQGVSSGSTPPPSPPPSLITVEFTDAFVEDLFKYLPMPLDELNRKSPSSRSILPPPPPPTSFGEDLFKFLPSTLFDEPQPLNTVFPSSEENEPILLSPDKDWSPPVSSNIDERISALADPIDHEDVFDAPYLNCWDKKVNLRRRKLSAVISPSVSYVSVDHYGNTDVPIATPLSRSVGAGIENLRNTCFMAAILQCLTHTGQMFLGSRGGFCVICAFRDHNDRALDPSRNTIHPALFVRNVNQFSDNFVAHSQEDAHEFMICALNKLKSAFPEGHNNLIEQIFGGKTVSQLRCRSCGFSSDTIEPIFDLGLAVDNVSTVERALDSYIMVENMDGMFKCSGCHQEVYMEKQLLIYKAPEIAVLHLKRFKKDGSTYGKIQNHVYFTPKLDLKPYTSAKGREDPILMYHLYAVVVHSGSRANSGHYFSYVRSDEDTWHLMDDSKVLSVSEEHVLAQPAYMLFYAKQGTAWFSSILKTEERSVLKSKSIDNTQDFGSGEKIFFDLTEATDDDSMRGNDSDSTYGIDSGSTYGIDTDSLNGKEKTASDMEEEEECDSAGANDKDSKDADDNDSKVTNEKSGSGMDGEECDLVDDDKDSKDADDNDSKVTIEKSVTGMDGEECDLVDANDDKDSKDADDDDSKVINEKSASRMDVEECDLADANDDKDSKDADDDDSKDTNEKSVSGMDVEECDLSGANDNDSKDASVKSVSGMDVVECDLSDANDENDSKDADDKDSKDANEKSVSGMDGADGNDSKDANDNDSNVTNEKSVNGMDVEECDLADAIDKDSKDANDDNDSKVANERLGSDMDEDEMQV from the exons ATGTGTATTCTTCCTAGCAATCAAGCTCCATCGCAAGAACCACCTTCTCCTTCTTTACCTGAACGAACTAACACCGAACCCCAACCTGAACCTATCAACTCCGAACCTCAACCCCCACCCGAACCTGCTTCCGAGTCTCGCAAAAGAGCAATGCCAGAACCCTGCACTTCCGAACCAAATTCCAAACCTCACCACGAACCGAAACGTCAAGGTGTTTCTTCTGGTTCTACTCCACCACCATCTCCGCCGCCGTCGCTGATCACCGTCGAATTCACAGATGCTTTCGTGGAGGATTTGTTCAAGTATCTTCCGATGCCGTTAGATGAACTCAACCGTAAAAGTCCTTCTTCTAGGTCTATTcttccaccaccaccaccgccAACCTCTTTCGGCGAGGATTTATTCAAGTTTCTTCCGTCGACTTTGTTTGATGAACCGCAACCGCTGAACACGGTCTTTCCTTCTTCTGAAGAAAATGAACCGATTCTTCTATCTCCTGACAAAGATTGGAGTCCTCCAGTTTCGAGCAATATTGATGAAAGAATCTCCGCTCTTGCCGACCCTATCGATCACGAGGATGTTTTCGATGCACCGTACCTTAATTGCTGGGATAAAAAAGTGAATCTTCGTCGCCGTAAACTTTCTGCCGTCATCTCCCCTTCCGTCAGTTACGTTTCCGTTGATCATTACGGTAATACTGACGTACCAATTGCGACACCTTTATCAAGATCGGTG GGAGCTGGAATTGAGAACCTGAGAAATACTTGTTTTATGGCTGCGATTCTTCAGTGCTTAACACATACTGGACAAATGTTTCTTG GTAGTAGGGGTGGTTTCTGCGTTATTTGTGCTTTCCGTGACCACAATGACCGAGCTTTAGATCCTTCTCGAAACACAATTCATCCAGCACTGTTTGTTCGTAATGTGAACC AATTTTCAGATAATTTTGTAGCGCATAGCCAGGAGGATGCTCATGAGTTTATGATATGTGCCTTGAATAAACTAAAAAGTGCCTTTCCAGAAGGTCACAATAATCTAATTGAACAAATATTTGGAGGCAAAACTGTTAGCCAA CTTCGATGTCGCAGCTGTGGTTTCTCTTCTGATACCATTGAGCCAATATTTGACTTGGGTTTAGCGGTAGATAACGTGAGTACCGTTGAAAGGGCTCTGGACTCTTATATCATGGTAGAAAATATGGATGGGATGTTTAAATGTAGTGGCTGTCACCAAGAAGTATACATGGAGAAACAGCTTTTGATTTATAAGGCACCAGAAATTGCAGTACTACATTTGAAAAGGTTTAAAAAAGACGGAAGCACTTATGGAAAGATTCAAAATCATGTTTATTTCACTCCGAAGTTGGATTTGAAGCCTTATACCTCTGCTAAAGGCAGGGAAGAT CCAATTTTGATGTATCATCTATACGCGGTTGTTGTGCATAGCGGATCCAGAGCTAATTCAGGGCATTACTTTAGCTATGTGCGTTCTGATGAAGACACATGGCATTTGATGGATGACTCTAAG GTTTTAAGCGTTTCTGAAGAACATGTCCTGGCTCAACCAGCATACATGCTGTTTTATGCAAAACAAGGTACAGCCTGGTTCTCTAGTATTTTGAAAACTGAAGAGAGATCAGTTTTGAAATCAAAATCCATAGACAACACACAGGATTTTGGTAGTGGAGAAAAGATTTTTTTTGATCTTACGGAAGCAACTGATGATGATTCGATGCGGGGAAATGATAGCGATTCGACGTATGGAATTGATAGTGGTTCGACGTATGGAATTGATACTGATTCGCTCAATGGGAAAGAGAAGACTGCGAGTGAcatggaagaagaagaagaatgtgATTCGGCGGGTGCAAATGATAAGGATTCCAAGGATGCAGATGATAATGATTCCAAGGTTACAAATGAGAAGTCTGGGAGTGGCATGGATGGAGAAGAATGTGATTTGGTAGATGATGATAAGGATTCCAAGGATGCAGATGATAATGATTCCAAGGTTACAATTGAGAAGTCTGTAACTGGCATGGATGGAGAAGAATGTGATTTGGTAGATGCAAATGATGATAAGGATTCCAAGGATGCAGATGATGATGATTCCAAGGTTATAAATGAGAAGTCTGCGAGTCGCATGGATGTAGAAGAATGTGATTTGGCGGATGCAAATGATGATAAGGATTCCAAGGATGCAGATGATGATGATTCCAAGGATACAAATGAGAAGTCTGTGAGTGGCATGGATGTAGAAGAATGTGATTTGTCGGGTGCAAATGATAATGATTCGAAGGATGCAAGTGTGAAATCTGTGAGTGGCATGGATGTAGTAGAATGTGATTTGTCGGATGCAAATGATGAAAATGATTCCAAGGATGCAGATGATAAAGATTCCAAGGATGCAAATGAGAAGTCTGTGAGTGGCATGGATGGAGCTGATGGTAATGATTCTAAGGATGCAAATGATAATGATTCCAATGTTACAAATGAGAAGTCTGTGAATGGCATGGATGTAGAAGAATGTGATTTGGCGGATGCAATTGATAAGGACTCCAAGGATGCAAATGATGATAATGATTCCAAGGTTGCAAATGAAAGGCTTGGGAGTGACATGGATGAAGACGAAATGCAGGTGTGA